The stretch of DNA ACGCCCGGAACGTCGCGTCCGACCTCTTCGACGAGGCCGAGGCCTTCGGTGAGCCGCCGGGTGGGGACAGACGCGTCCACCTCGTCCTGAGGTTCGCCGACTGGACCTGTGTCGACAGCGCGTCGTCGCTCCAGGTCTGGGCCCGCGGCACCACCGACGGCGGCGAGGACTGGCGGCCCCGGCACCCGCTGCTGGTCGGCGGGGAAGGGAGCGCCTACGAGACGGACGCCCGTCCTACGCGGTCGGCCGAGCGGGTCTTCCGGCTCGCGCCGCGACCGTCGGGCCCGCTGGTCGAGGTCGAGCTGCGGTGGCTCGCCCTGGGGATCGAGCCCACCCTCACCGCCTGGTGACCACGGAGGGCGCCTCAGCGCAGCGGCACGCTCGGCAGCAGGTCGGGACGCTCCCGGTCGAGCTCGCGCAGGTCGACGACCGCGGGCACCTCGCCGCCGGACGTCTCGACGGTGTCGAGCAGCACCTCCAGCACCCGCCGGACGAGGAAGGGCTCCTCGGCGTCGGTCGCGTGGATGCGTTCCAGCAGGTCGCCGTCGCTCGTCACGAGGTGCTCGGTGCGCTGCCCGGCCGCCGTCTCCAGGACCGCGCGGTAGCGGTGCTCGCCGTCCGCCCACACGTCGATGTCGCCACGCGTCTCAGCCACGGATCTCACCCATGCGCGCACTGTCCCGCGCCACTGCTCACCCCGCCAGTCACAACGCTGGTCAGAGGGCCAGGCCGAGGGCCAGCAGGGCCCCGGCGAGCAGTTCGAGCTGCCCGGTGTCCTTGAGGACTCCGATCAGGTCGCGTCCCGTGGCGCCGCCCAGGACCGTGCGCAGCGGCCGCTGGGCGAGGACGCCGGCGAGCAGGACGAGGGCCGCGAACGGGTGCCACGGGACCGTCGTCAGGGCCGCGACGAACGCGCCCACGACGAGGACCGCGTAGAGGGTGCGGGTGCGCTGCTCGCCCAGCCGCACCGCGAGGGTGTGCTTGCCGGCCAGGGCGTCGGTGGGGACGTCGCGCAGGTTGTTGGCGACGAGGATCGCGCAGGCCAGGAACCCGACGCAGAAGGCGCCCGCGACGGCGCTGCCCCCGATGCGCCCGGCCTGGACGTAGGTGGTGCCCATCACGGCGACGAGGCCGAAGAACACGAAGACGAACACCTCGCCGAGACCGGCGTAGCCGTAGGGGCGCTTGCCGCCGGTGTAGTACCAGGCGGCGGCGACGCTGGCGGCGCCCACGAGCAGCAGCCACCACGACCCCGACAGCGCCACGACGACCAGGCCGGCGAGCCCGGCGACGGCGAAGCACGCGAAGGCGGCGTCGCGGACGTGCCGCGGCTCGGCGGCGCCCGACCCCACGAGGCGGAACGGCCCGACGCGGTCGTCGTCGGTCCCGCGGATGCCGTCGGAGTAGTCGTTGGAGTAGTTGACGCCGACCTGCAGGGCGAGCGAGACGACGAGCGCGAGGACCGCGGGCACCCAGGCGACGCCGTCGAGCGCGGCGGCCGCGCCGGTCCCGACGAGGACGGGCGTGATCGCGGCGGGCAGCGTGCGCGGCCGTGCGGCGGCGACCCACTGCCGGGGGGTGGCGCGCCGGTGGGTCACCGGGCTGGAGGGCAGGGGGAGCGGCGCGGGGTCGGACACGAGCGTCCATCGTGCCAACCCGTCCGCACCTCCGCGCTCACGGGGTCGTCCTCACAGACCACGGAGGAACTCCTCGTCGTCGTCGGGACCGCGCGGTGCCGGGCGCGCGCCGTAGGAGCGGGGCGGCTGGTCGGTGGGCCGGCCGGCGATGACGTAGGCGATCCCACCGACGAGGGGGAAGAAGAGGACGAGGAGCAGCCACGCCCACCGGGGCAGGTTCCGCAGGGCGCCCTCGGGTGCCTGGACGATGCTCACCAGGCACCACACGGTGAACGCCAGGATCAGCACGGTCAGGACGACGCGGGGCATGCCCAAGTTTCGCACCCGCTGACCGCATCCCCCACCGGGGACGTCAGCGGTCCTGCGCCGCCAGAGCCCGCAACCGCGTCCGGTCGGGCTTGCCCGGTCCCCGCAGCGGCAGCTCCGGCAGCACGAGGAGCTGGCGGGGCGCAGCCCAGCGGTCCAGGACGCCGGTGACCCGCTCGCGGACCGCGGCCAACGTCGGCGGCGTCCCCGACGGCACCACGCACGCCACCACGCGCTGGCCCCACTCCGGGTCGGGGGCCCCGCCCACGACGACCTCCGCCACCCCCGGCATCCCGGTCAGCGCCTCCTCGACGAGCCCGGGCGCCAGCTTCAGGCCCCCGGTGGTGATGAGGTCGTCGACCCGGCCGAGGATCCGCACCGTCCCGTCCCGGACCTCGCCGGTGTCGTCGGTGCGGAACGCGCGCACGTGGCCCGGTCCCGTGGGGAAGGCGGGGTGGCCGGGCAGCCCGCGGTAGCCGCGGGCGACCACCGGTCCGGACAGCACGAGCCGCCCGTCCTCGACCTCCGCGCGGACGCCGTCGAGGGGCCGGCCGTCGTAGACGCACCCCCCGCACGTCTCGCTGGACCCGTAGGTCGTGACGACCCGCACCCCCGCAGCCCGGGCCCGGGCCAGCAAAGGCGCAGGGGTCGCGGCCGAGCCGACGAGGACGGCGGCGTACCGGCGCAGGGCGGCGACGGGCTCGGAGTCGACCGCGGGAGAGGCGTCCAGCAGCCGCACGAGCTGCGTCGGCACCAGGGAGATCAGCAGCTGCGCCCCCGTGGCCGCGGCGGTCGCCGCGACGAAGGCCTCGGGGGTGAAGGGGCCGGCCGGCAGCACGACGGGGTCGGTCCCGGCGCGCACCGAGCGCAGCAGCACCTGCAGCCCGGCGACGTGGTGGCCGGGCAGCGCCAGGACCCACTGCTGCGATCCGGGGCCGGGGGACAGGCGTGCGGCGGTCGCGGCCGCGGAGGCGCGCAGGGCGCTCGCGGGCAGCAGCGCCCCCTTGGGGGTCCCCGTCGAGCCCGAGGTGGCCACGACGACGGCGGTGGGGTCGGCGGGGTCGTCCTCCCCGTCGTCCAGCGGCTGCCCCGGGCGCAGTGCCGGGTCCGGGGCCGCGCCCGTGGCGTGGGGGAGCAGCGCGTGGTCGAGCTCGCCGGCCAGGGCCTGGGCGAGGGTCGGCAGCAGGTCCAGGACGGCCTCCCCGGCGGGGACGGCGAGGGGGAGGAGCGGTCGCACGGGCGCAGGCTACGTCCGGCGGGGTCGCGAGACCCGACTGCGTTGCGTGGTGGGTCTTCTGCGTTGGGTGAGACGTTGCAGGTCAGAGACGTTCTCGGGTTGCTCCGATCAGGTGCAAGGAGTTCGCTGATCCTTGATCGAGCGTGACCGCGCGGTGCCGGAGTGTCAGGATGACGGCGTCCGGGACGGCAGGGGACGGCTGGGGAGGTGCTGATGAGCGCAGGCGTGCGAGAACGTCGGCGGACGGCCAGCGTCCTGTTCGACGGTGTCGTGACGCTCGCGGCCCTCGCCACCGTGGTCGTCTCGGCGGTCCTCTTCGGGCAGGCCACCGACGGTGTGCAGTGGCGCGACCTCGCCCTGTGCATCGTCGTGGGGTTCCCGCTCATGCAGCTGCTGACGCGGTTCCCGTTCCAGATCAACACCAAGCACGCGGGCGTCGAGGTCCAGTTCGACGTCGGCGTCCTCGTGTTCCTGCTGTGCTTCGCCGAGCCCGCGACCGCGGCGCTGGCCTGGTGCCTGTGCGTCGTGCCGACCAACCTGCTGCAGCGCGAGCGCTGGGTGAGCCGCGTCTACAACGCGAGCATCGGGGTCCTGTTCCTGCCCGTGGCCGTCGTCGTGCTCGGTGCGTTCGGCGTGGCCGGCCGCGTCCCGGGCGCACCGCGCGAACTCGCGGTCGCCCTGAAGGGCCTGCCGGTCGAGATCGTGGCCGTGTTCACGGCGGTGGTCGCCGTCTTCGTGGTGGACGTGGTGGTCTCGGCGGTGTCCGTCGCGATCCAGGAGCGGACGAGCCTGCGCCGCGAACTGCTGCACACCGGAACCTGGCTGGCGGGTGGCACGAGCGTCGCCGTCGGTGGCCTCGGCTACCTGGGCGGCCTCGTCTACTACCGGCTCGAACCGTGGGTGGCCCTGCTCCTGGTGATCCCCATGATCGTCACGATGGTGGCGACCCGGGCGATGCGCGAGACCCGGGACGTCGCCCGGCGCAGCGAGGCCCTGTTCGAGGCGGCCACGGCCCTGCACACCCAGGGCCGGCGCGCCGACCTCGCCAGCGCCCTGCAGAAGCACGCGCGCATGGTCGCCGGGACCCCGGCCGCGATGGTGCGGTCCGTCGGGCCCGGGGAGGACGAGATCGGCGTGCCCGTCGTCGCCGGTGACGGCGTCGTCCTGTACGTCACCGCGCCCAAGCGCCGGGACCCGAGCCAACGCGCCTCGGACGAGAAGGCCCTGGAGGCGCTCGCCTCCGTCGGGGAGGCCGCCTTCTTCCGCGTCAGCGCCAGCGAGGAGATGCACGGCCTGGCCCGCCGCGACGTCGTCACCAGCCTGCCGAACCGGCTCCAGTTCGCCGAGCACCTCGCCGCCGAGCTCGAACGGGCCCGTGACGGCGGCCGGCTGGACCGCCTCGTCGTCCTCTACCTGGACCTGGACGGGTTCAAGGGCGTCAACGACCGGTTCGGGCACGAGGCGGGCGACGAACTCCTGCGCCTCGTCGGGGCCCGGCTGCGCGACACCGTGCGCGGCGGCAACACCGTGGCGCGGCTGGGCGGGGACGAGTTCGCCGTGCTGCTGCCCGACTGCCTCGACGTCGAGGGGCTGTGCCGGCGCGTGCTCGTCGCCCTGCGCGTCGAGGTCCGGATGCGCGGGCACGTGCTGCGGGTCCAGGGGTCCATCGGCCTGTCCCGCGCCCGTCCCGGCGACGACGTCGGGACGCTGCTGCGCAACGCGGACACCGCGATGTACCGGGCCAAGGCGACCGGCAAGAACCGCTGGGTGGAGTTCCGGCCGGAACTGCTGGAGGAGGAGATCGCGCGCCTGCAGGTGATCGAGGACCTGCAGCAGGCCCCCGCCGAGGCGTTCGTCGTGCACTACCAGCCGATCGTCGACCTGCAGCACGCCGGTTCCGGGGCCGTCGGCGCCCCGGTCGTCGGCCTCGAGGCCCTCGTGCGGTGGCGCCGCGACCGCGGCGGTGCCGTCGAACCGCTCGTCGGCCCCGACGAGTTCATCGGGCTCGCGGAACGCTCCGGGACGGTCGTCGGAATCGGCGACTCGGTGCTGCGCCAGGTGGCCCGGGACGCCCCGCAGATCCAGCGGCACGCCGGGCGCCGGCTGGACCTCATGGTGAACGTCTCGCCCGTGCAGCTGCGCCACCCCGACTTCACCGAACGCGTCGCGTCCGCGGTGCGCCAGACCGGAGCCAGCGGGTGCCGGTTGCACCTGGAGATGACCGAGTCCGTGATGATCGACGACGACACAGTCGACCGGTTGCGCGAACTCGCCGAGACCGGGGCCCAGCTGACGATCGACGACTTCGGGACGGGTTTCTCCTCCCTCGGCTACCTGCGCCACCGGCCGTTCTCGTCGTTCAAGATCGACCGCAGCTTCGTGCGCGACATCGCGACCGAACCCACCGCCCGCGCCCTCGTCGAGGGCATGGTGAAGATGGGTCAGGCCCTCGGGCTGACGATCGTCGCCGAGGGCGTCGAGCACGTCGAGCAGGCCGAGATCCTGCGCGAGATGGGCTGCCACCTCGCCCAGGGGCACCTGTACTGCCGGCCGCTGTCGGTCGAGGAGATCGAGGACGTGCTGTCGGCGCCGCTCGCGCCGAAGCTCACCGCCTGAGGGTTTCGAACCGCCGAACCCCGCCGAACTCCACCGCGACATCGCCGCGGCGCTGGACTTCCCCGGCTCCTACGGAGCCGACCTCGACGCACTCTCGGACTGCCTGTCCGACGTGGTGACGTACGACCACGGCGCGTCCGAGTCGGACACCGGCCTCGTCCTCTCGTTCACCGGGTACGCCGTCTTTCGCCGAGCGCTGGCCCGATCTCGCGCAGGCCGTGCTGGACGTCGACGCGGGCCAGATCCGGCGTTCCGGTCGCGGTGACACCGTGACCGCCGTTCCCGGCGGGGCCGGGACGCGCCTCAGAAGTACCAGGGGAACGGGGACCAGTCGGGTTCCCGCTTGCCCAGGAACGCGTCCCGGCCCTCGACGGCCTCGTCGGTCATGTAGGCCAGCCGCGTCGCCTCCCCGGCGAACACCTGCTGGCCGACCATCCCGTCGTCCACGGCGTTGAACGCGAACTTCAGCATCCGCTGCGCGGTGGGGGACTTGCCGTTGATCTCGGCCGCCCACTGCAGCGCCGTCGCCTCCAGTTCGGCGTGCGGGACGACCTCGTTGACCATGCCCATCTCGTGCGCCTGCTGCGCCGTGTACGGGCGGCCCAGGAAGAAGATCTCGCGGGCGAACTTCTGGCCCACCTGCCGGGCGAGGTAGGCCGAGCCGTAGCCCGCGTCGAAGGACCCGACGTCGGCGTCGGTCTGCTTGAACCGGGCGTGCTCGGCGCTGGCCAGCGTCAGGTCGGCGACCACGTGCAGGCTGTGCCCGCCGCCCGCGGCCCACCCGGGCACGACGGCGACGACGACCTTCGGCATGAACCGGATGAGCCGCTGGACCTCCAGGACGTGCAGCCGGCCGCCCTCGGCCTTCGTCCGGACCTCGTCGACGGTGTCCGACGTCTCGCCCTGCGCGTACTGGTACCCCGAACGGCCCCGGATGCGCTGGTCGCCCCCGGAGCAGAACGCCCAGCCGCCGTCCTTCGGGCTCGGCCCGTTCCCCGTCAGCAGCACGCACCCGACGTCCGGGGTGCGGCGCGCGTGGTCCAGCGTGCGGGCCAGCTCGTCGACCGTCGCGGGGCGGAACGCGTTGCGCACCTCGGGCCGGTCGAACGCGATCCGGACGGTCCCGCGGGCCGGGCCGTCGACGACGCTCCGGTGGTAGGTGATGTCCTGCAGGTCCTCGAACCCGGCCACCTCCGCCCACGCCGACGGGTCGAAGGTCTCGCTCACACCGGGAAGGGCCGACACGCTCCGAGCCTAGGACCCGGACCCGGCGGCACCCGTGCCGGTCCGCGCGCCATGCTGGGGCCCGTGCCCGACGCCCTGCCGGAGGTCCCGCCCCTCGAGCTCCCCGCCCTGGGGGAGCTGCTCGAGCGCGCCCACGTCGTCCGGCTCCCGCTGCACCGCCGTTTCCGCGGGATCCTCGAGCGCGAGGCCGTGCTGGTCGAGGGACCGGCCGGCTGGGGGGAGTTCGCGCCCTTCCTGGAGTACGGGCCGCAGGAGGCGTCGCGCTGGCTGGAGGCGGCGGTCGAGGCCGCTTGGCACGGCTTCCCCGCCCCGCGGCGCGACCGCGTCGAGGTCAACGCCACCGTCCCGGCCGTCCCGGCCCACGACGTCCCGGCCGTCCTCGCCGCCTTCCCCGGTTGCCGCACCGCGAAGGTGAAGGTCGCCGAGGCGGGGGCGGACTTCGCCACCCGGCTGCGCGAGGACGTCGCCCGCGTCGCCGCCGTCCGCGACGTCCTCGGCCCGACGGGCCGGGTCCGCGTGGACGCGAACGCGGGCTGGAGCGTGGACGAGGCCGAGCGTGCGCTCGGCGAGCTCGCGGTCGTCGGCCTGGAGTACGCCGAGCAGCCGTGCGCGACGCTGGAGGAGATGGCGCTGCTGCGCCGCCGCCTGGCCGCCGCCGGCACGGCCGTGCCCCTCGCCGCCGACGAGAGCGTCCGCAAGGCCGAGGACCCGTTGCGCGTCGCCGGGCTCGAGGCCGCGGACGTCGTCGTGGTGAAGGTCGCACCCCTGCGCGGGGTGCGGCCGGCGCTCGCGGTCGCGCAGGCGTGCGGGCTGCCCGTCGTCGTCTCCTCCGCGCTCGACACGAGCGTGGGCATCGCAGCCGGGACGGCCCTCGCCGCGGCGCTGCCGGAACTGCCGTTCGCGTGCGGCCTGGGGACGGCGGCCCTGCTGGCGGCCGACGTCACCGCCGCCCCGCTCCTGCCCGTGGACGGTGCTCTCCCGGTCGGTGCCGTCGCGGCGGATCCCGAGCTCCTGCACCGCTTCCGGGCCCCGGCGGACCGCATCGAGCACTGGCGGGACCGGGTGCGCGCGGCGCACGCCGTCCTGACGTCGGCGTCGGCGGCGGGCCGCTGACGTGGAGACGCCGGTGCCGGGGCCGGTGCGCGAGGTCCGCGTCGTGGTCGTCGACGACGAGTCCCTCGTCCGCTCGGGGCTGTCGATGATCCTGCAGGCCGAGGGCGACGTCCGCGTCGTCGGTGCCTGCTCCGGCGAGGACGCCGTGGCGCTCGTGGCCCGCGAGCGGCCCGACGTCGTGCTCCTCGACATCCGCATGCCCGTCGTGGACGGCCTGACGGTGCTGGCCGAGGTGCTGCGCGGCCCCGCGCCGCCCGCCGTGGCGATGCTGACGACCTTCGACAGCGACCAGCAGGTCGCGCAGGCCATGCGGGCCGGCGCCTCGGGGTTCCTGCTCAAGGACACCGACCCCTTCGGTCTCCTGCAGGCCGTGCGCACGCTCGCCGCGGGGGGCGTGGTGCTCTCGCCGCGGGCGGCGCGCACCCTGCTCAGCGAGCACGCGGAGACGAGCGGGGTGACCGCCGAGACGCTGCGCCGCCTGGCGACGCTGACCGCGCGGGAGCGCGACGTCCTGGGCCTGCTCGCCCAGGGCCTGTCCAACGCCGACATCGGCGCCGCGCTCGACCTCGGGGTCGGCACGGTCAAGGACCACGTCAGCTCCATCCTCGGCAAGCTCGCCGTCCGCAGCCGGATGCAGGCCGCGCTCGTCGCCCGGCAGGTCCCGCCGCCCGCGTGAGGGGCCCCGCCGGCACGGACCGGGACCGCGGTGGTGCACGACCGTCGTCCCGCGGGTGGAGGCACCCCCGCCATCGGAGGGGGGTGCGGGTCGCGGTGATCCCTTCCCCAGGCTGACGCGCCGCCACCCCCCTCTCGGGCACCGTTGAGGGGAACGGTCCGGGGTCCGGGCCGTCGGGGGACGTTCGGGGGAAGGCGGAGTCGTGAGCACGGACGTGCGCAGCGAGGTGCAGGTCGTGGAGCAGGGGCGCTCGGGGGACGCGCCGGAGGGTCGCTGGGTGGGCCGGGCGCGGTCGGCCGCAGCCCGGGTCGCGACGTGGGTCTTCCTGCTCTCGGGGGTGATGTCGCTGGCCATGGCCGTCCACGCGCCCCTGTCGGACGGCGCCCAGCGCGCGCGCCCGATCGTCGTCGACCTGGTCTTCGCCACGGCCTGGCCCAGCCTGGGGTACGGGACGGTCCTGCTGCTGCTGGCCCGGTCGCTGGGACAGCGCAAGCGGGCCGCCTGGTGGACGGCGGTGGTCGTGTCCGGGCTCAACGCCCTCTTCAACGTCCTGTGGGGCGCCCTCGACGAGGTCACGCTGCCGCTGGGTCTGCTGCTCGTGCAGCTGGCCGTCCTCGCCGTCCTGGCCCTGGCGCGTCCGCGGTTCACCGTGCTCCCGTCCCGGTTGGGGGTGCGCCAGGCCGTCCGCATCGGGGGCGGTGCGTTCGCGGCCTGGCTCGTCGTGGGCACCGTCGTCGTCCTGGCGACGCAGGAACGCGCGGGCGGGTTGTTCGAGCGGGTCTGGTACGCCGCGGCCGGCACGCTCGTCTCGGTCGACAGCTTCGTGATCTTCCCCGACGGGGTGGTCGTCCCGGGGTGGGTGGACGTCGCCCTCAACGCGGCCGGGACGGTCCTCGTCCTGCTCGTCACGTGGTTCCTGTTCCAGCCCGCCGCCGACCCGGCGGCCCTCGGCGCCGACGAGGACCGGCTGCGCCACCTGCTGGCCACCGAGGGCGAGGGTGACGCGCTCGGCTACTTCAACCTGCGCCGCGACAAGACGGCCGTCTTCGCCCCCAACGGGCGGGCCGCGGTCGTGCACCGCGTCGTCGGCGGGGTGAGCGTCGTCAGCGGTGACCCGGTCGGCAACATGACCTCGTGGCCCGCGGCCGTGGAGGCCTGGCGCCGCCAGCTGGCCGCGCACGCGTGGACCCCGGCCGTCGTCGGCACCTCCGAGGCGGGGGCCGCGGTCTACCACCGGGCCGGCCTGCAGGTCCTGGAGGTCGGGGACGAGGCCGTGATCGACACCGCGCAGTTCAGCCTGGAGGGCCGGGCGGTCCGCTCCCTGCGGCAGGCCGTCAACCGCGCCCGCCGCGGCGGGACGGAGGTCACCATCCGCCGCCAGGTGGACGTGCCGGCCAGCGAGCTCGAGGAGATCGCCGCCTGCGCGGCGACGTGGCGCGAGGGGCGCGAACGCGGCTTCTCGATGGCGTTGGGGCGCCTGGGCGACGCGGCGGATCCGCAGCTGCTCGTCGCGACCGCGCGGGCGGCCGGAGGGGAGCTGCTCGCGGTCCTGACGTTCGTCCCGTGGGGCGAGCACGGGGTCTCCCTGGACCTCATGCGCCGCCGGCCCGAGGCCCCGAACGGCACCGTCGAGCTCGTCGTCACCGACGTCGTCGCCTTCGCCCGCGAGCACGCGCTCGCGCGCATCTCGCTGAACTTCGCGGTGTTCCGGTCGGTCTTCGACCGCGGTTCGCGGTTGGGAGCGGGTCCCGTCCTGCGCCTGTGGTACCGGGTGCTCGTGGTGTTCTCCCGCGCCTGGCAGCTCGAGCAGCTGTACCGCAGCAACGCCAAGTACCAGCCGCGCTGGGTGCCGCGGTTCGTCTGCTTCGAGCGCACGGCCGACCTGCCGCGCATCGGGTTCGCCGTCGCGCGCGTCGAGCAGTTCCTGCCCGGGCGCCGGTCGTGACCGTCCTGTGGGCGCGGGCGCGCCCGCGGCTGCACGCCGTGCTGGCCGCCCTGGCCGCGGCCTTCGTCGTGGGCGGGGTGGCGCTGGCGGTGTCGCTGCGCCCGTCGGTCGCCGTCGTGGCCGCCGACGTCGCCTTCGTCGGGGTGCTCATGCTCGTGGCGGCCCACCCCCGACGGGACTGACCCCTCGCCCATCTGTCCCACCTGTACTACTGTTGGTGGGACAGATGGGAGGTGGCGACGTGGTGGGTACCCCGTTGATCGACCTGGACCCGACGTCCGAGGTCCCGATCTACCAGCAGATCCGCGACCGCGTCGTCGAGGCCATCGCCGCCGGCACCCTCCCCGTCGGGTCGGCCCTGCCGTCGGTGCGGGCGCTGGCCGGCGGGTTCGGCATCAACACGGCCACCGTCGCCAAGGCCTACGAGCGCCTGCGCGGCGAGGGCTTCCTGCGGACGACGAGCAAGTCCGGCTCCGTCGTCGCCCGCGGCCCGGGGGACCCGCCCTCGCCACCGCACGTCGTGGACGACTGGCGCGCCCGGGTGCACACCCTCCTCGCCGAGGGGCACGCCCACGGCGTCCCCGACGTCGTCGCCGTCTGCCGCGAGGTGCTGGCCGGCCTCGCCCCCGCCACCCGCGAGCCCGCCGAGGAGACCTCGTGAACCACGTCGGCACCACCGCGATCGGCGTCGGCGCCTGCCTGCTCGTCGGGCTGACGCTGCTCCTCCTCCCGTCGCTGTCCGCCCGCACCCTGCCCCTCGGGGTCTCCGTCCCGCGCGAGCGCGCCGACGCCCCCGTCGTCCGGCACGCCGTCCGGACCTACCGGACCGCCGTGGCCGTCCTGACGGTGGTCGCCGCGCTCGTCGCCGCGCTCGTGAGGTCCCCCGAGGGCGTCCTGCCCGTCACGTACGGGCTCCTGGCCCTGGGGTGCGCTGCCTTCGTGCTGTGCCGCAGGCCGATCCGGGCGGCCAAGACGTCCGAGGGGTGGTTCCGGGAGGTGCCGGTCCGCCTCACCGCGCCCTTGGGCGACGTGCCCCGCCCGCCGGTCGCCGTGCACTGGTACGTGCTGGCCGCCGCCCTCGTCCTGGCGACGGCGGCGTTCGGCTGGACCCGCTACGACACCCTGCCGGACCCCTTCCCGACGCACTGGGACGGCGACGGCCGGCCCGACGCGTTCGCGGCCCGCTCCGTCTGGAGCGCGTTCGGCCCGCTGCTCGTGGCCGTCGGTCTGACGGTCCTGCTCGCCGCCCTCGCCTCCCTCGTGCGCCGGACCCCGCTGCGTCCGCGCGCAGGGGACGCCGACCCCCTCGCCCGGCCGCTGGCGACCGAGCGCGCCGCCCAGTCGCTGCTGGGGGTCGTCGCCCTGCTCGGCGCGGGGCTGGTCTGCGCGGTGCTCCTCGACGGGTGGCTGCACCC from Kineococcus endophyticus encodes:
- a CDS encoding 1,4-dihydroxy-2-naphthoate polyprenyltransferase; its protein translation is MSDPAPLPLPSSPVTHRRATPRQWVAAARPRTLPAAITPVLVGTGAAAALDGVAWVPAVLALVVSLALQVGVNYSNDYSDGIRGTDDDRVGPFRLVGSGAAEPRHVRDAAFACFAVAGLAGLVVVALSGSWWLLLVGAASVAAAWYYTGGKRPYGYAGLGEVFVFVFFGLVAVMGTTYVQAGRIGGSAVAGAFCVGFLACAILVANNLRDVPTDALAGKHTLAVRLGEQRTRTLYAVLVVGAFVAALTTVPWHPFAALVLLAGVLAQRPLRTVLGGATGRDLIGVLKDTGQLELLAGALLALGLAL
- a CDS encoding PLDc N-terminal domain-containing protein, which encodes MPRVVLTVLILAFTVWCLVSIVQAPEGALRNLPRWAWLLLVLFFPLVGGIAYVIAGRPTDQPPRSYGARPAPRGPDDDEEFLRGL
- the menE gene encoding o-succinylbenzoate--CoA ligase, producing MRPLLPLAVPAGEAVLDLLPTLAQALAGELDHALLPHATGAAPDPALRPGQPLDDGEDDPADPTAVVVATSGSTGTPKGALLPASALRASAAATAARLSPGPGSQQWVLALPGHHVAGLQVLLRSVRAGTDPVVLPAGPFTPEAFVAATAAATGAQLLISLVPTQLVRLLDASPAVDSEPVAALRRYAAVLVGSAATPAPLLARARAAGVRVVTTYGSSETCGGCVYDGRPLDGVRAEVEDGRLVLSGPVVARGYRGLPGHPAFPTGPGHVRAFRTDDTGEVRDGTVRILGRVDDLITTGGLKLAPGLVEEALTGMPGVAEVVVGGAPDPEWGQRVVACVVPSGTPPTLAAVRERVTGVLDRWAAPRQLLVLPELPLRGPGKPDRTRLRALAAQDR
- a CDS encoding putative bifunctional diguanylate cyclase/phosphodiesterase — its product is MSAGVRERRRTASVLFDGVVTLAALATVVVSAVLFGQATDGVQWRDLALCIVVGFPLMQLLTRFPFQINTKHAGVEVQFDVGVLVFLLCFAEPATAALAWCLCVVPTNLLQRERWVSRVYNASIGVLFLPVAVVVLGAFGVAGRVPGAPRELAVALKGLPVEIVAVFTAVVAVFVVDVVVSAVSVAIQERTSLRRELLHTGTWLAGGTSVAVGGLGYLGGLVYYRLEPWVALLLVIPMIVTMVATRAMRETRDVARRSEALFEAATALHTQGRRADLASALQKHARMVAGTPAAMVRSVGPGEDEIGVPVVAGDGVVLYVTAPKRRDPSQRASDEKALEALASVGEAAFFRVSASEEMHGLARRDVVTSLPNRLQFAEHLAAELERARDGGRLDRLVVLYLDLDGFKGVNDRFGHEAGDELLRLVGARLRDTVRGGNTVARLGGDEFAVLLPDCLDVEGLCRRVLVALRVEVRMRGHVLRVQGSIGLSRARPGDDVGTLLRNADTAMYRAKATGKNRWVEFRPELLEEEIARLQVIEDLQQAPAEAFVVHYQPIVDLQHAGSGAVGAPVVGLEALVRWRRDRGGAVEPLVGPDEFIGLAERSGTVVGIGDSVLRQVARDAPQIQRHAGRRLDLMVNVSPVQLRHPDFTERVASAVRQTGASGCRLHLEMTESVMIDDDTVDRLRELAETGAQLTIDDFGTGFSSLGYLRHRPFSSFKIDRSFVRDIATEPTARALVEGMVKMGQALGLTIVAEGVEHVEQAEILREMGCHLAQGHLYCRPLSVEEIEDVLSAPLAPKLTA
- a CDS encoding barstar family protein — encoded protein: MDFPGSYGADLDALSDCLSDVVTYDHGASESDTGLVLSFTGYAVFRRALARSRAGRAGRRRGPDPAFRSR
- a CDS encoding 1,4-dihydroxy-2-naphthoyl-CoA synthase; protein product: MSALPGVSETFDPSAWAEVAGFEDLQDITYHRSVVDGPARGTVRIAFDRPEVRNAFRPATVDELARTLDHARRTPDVGCVLLTGNGPSPKDGGWAFCSGGDQRIRGRSGYQYAQGETSDTVDEVRTKAEGGRLHVLEVQRLIRFMPKVVVAVVPGWAAGGGHSLHVVADLTLASAEHARFKQTDADVGSFDAGYGSAYLARQVGQKFAREIFFLGRPYTAQQAHEMGMVNEVVPHAELEATALQWAAEINGKSPTAQRMLKFAFNAVDDGMVGQQVFAGEATRLAYMTDEAVEGRDAFLGKREPDWSPFPWYF
- a CDS encoding o-succinylbenzoate synthase, which produces MPDALPEVPPLELPALGELLERAHVVRLPLHRRFRGILEREAVLVEGPAGWGEFAPFLEYGPQEASRWLEAAVEAAWHGFPAPRRDRVEVNATVPAVPAHDVPAVLAAFPGCRTAKVKVAEAGADFATRLREDVARVAAVRDVLGPTGRVRVDANAGWSVDEAERALGELAVVGLEYAEQPCATLEEMALLRRRLAAAGTAVPLAADESVRKAEDPLRVAGLEAADVVVVKVAPLRGVRPALAVAQACGLPVVVSSALDTSVGIAAGTALAAALPELPFACGLGTAALLAADVTAAPLLPVDGALPVGAVAADPELLHRFRAPADRIEHWRDRVRAAHAVLTSASAAGR
- a CDS encoding response regulator; the encoded protein is MPGPVREVRVVVVDDESLVRSGLSMILQAEGDVRVVGACSGEDAVALVARERPDVVLLDIRMPVVDGLTVLAEVLRGPAPPAVAMLTTFDSDQQVAQAMRAGASGFLLKDTDPFGLLQAVRTLAAGGVVLSPRAARTLLSEHAETSGVTAETLRRLATLTARERDVLGLLAQGLSNADIGAALDLGVGTVKDHVSSILGKLAVRSRMQAALVARQVPPPA
- a CDS encoding phosphatidylglycerol lysyltransferase domain-containing protein; amino-acid sequence: MSTDVRSEVQVVEQGRSGDAPEGRWVGRARSAAARVATWVFLLSGVMSLAMAVHAPLSDGAQRARPIVVDLVFATAWPSLGYGTVLLLLARSLGQRKRAAWWTAVVVSGLNALFNVLWGALDEVTLPLGLLLVQLAVLAVLALARPRFTVLPSRLGVRQAVRIGGGAFAAWLVVGTVVVLATQERAGGLFERVWYAAAGTLVSVDSFVIFPDGVVVPGWVDVALNAAGTVLVLLVTWFLFQPAADPAALGADEDRLRHLLATEGEGDALGYFNLRRDKTAVFAPNGRAAVVHRVVGGVSVVSGDPVGNMTSWPAAVEAWRRQLAAHAWTPAVVGTSEAGAAVYHRAGLQVLEVGDEAVIDTAQFSLEGRAVRSLRQAVNRARRGGTEVTIRRQVDVPASELEEIAACAATWREGRERGFSMALGRLGDAADPQLLVATARAAGGELLAVLTFVPWGEHGVSLDLMRRRPEAPNGTVELVVTDVVAFAREHALARISLNFAVFRSVFDRGSRLGAGPVLRLWYRVLVVFSRAWQLEQLYRSNAKYQPRWVPRFVCFERTADLPRIGFAVARVEQFLPGRRS